The Halomicronema hongdechloris C2206 genome includes a window with the following:
- the mreD gene encoding rod shape-determining protein MreD, translating to MTSTLPQSPTAVWKSRLLNWSLTVASVCGCLFLLPVRVPGMELLGVTPNWLLIWVVAWSVKRSAFQGAVAGLVLGLLQDAMTADFPTHTLGLVIVGVLTGQLQKQRFIQEDIVSVALIVFGMAVIAETAMAVQISLHRLFQPDSLFPALSEIWLYHQRISLSSAILSSVWAPALYYPLNRWWQAHGLPDAG from the coding sequence ATGACCTCTACACTCCCACAATCCCCCACGGCTGTTTGGAAGTCGCGACTGTTGAATTGGTCCCTGACCGTAGCCTCCGTGTGTGGTTGTTTGTTTCTACTACCGGTGCGCGTACCGGGTATGGAGTTACTGGGAGTAACCCCGAATTGGCTCTTGATTTGGGTGGTTGCTTGGAGTGTGAAGCGATCGGCCTTTCAGGGGGCTGTGGCTGGATTGGTGTTGGGATTATTGCAGGATGCGATGACGGCTGATTTTCCTACCCACACCCTAGGGTTAGTGATAGTGGGTGTCTTGACCGGGCAGTTACAGAAGCAACGGTTTATTCAAGAGGATATCGTCTCGGTAGCGCTGATTGTGTTTGGGATGGCTGTGATCGCGGAGACAGCCATGGCAGTTCAAATCAGTCTCCATAGGCTGTTTCAGCCTGATTCTCTGTTTCCTGCCCTCTCGGAGATTTGGTTGTATCATCAGCGGATATCGCTGAGTTCGGCCATTTTAAGTAGTGTATGGGCTCCTGCGCTTTACTATCCCCTGAATCGCTGGTGGCAAGCTCATGGATTGCCTGATGCTGGCTAA